Part of the Streptomyces sp. WMMC500 genome is shown below.
GCGGCCTTCAGCCTCAACGGCCCGAAACCCTTAGCCGCTGGCGAGGGCGGCTTCGTCGCCACCGACGACACCGAGCTGTACTACCGGCTGCTGCTGCACGGCCAGTACAACAAGCGCTGCCGCACCGAGATCCCCGCCGGCCACCGGCTGGCGAAGTACGCGACCACCGGCCAAGGGCTCAAGCTGCGCATCCACCCGCTGGCCGCCGCCCTTGCGCGCGCTCAACTCCACCGCCTGGAGGGCTACCTCACCGGCCGGGCGGCCTGCGCCGAGCGTCTGTGCGCTGCCCTGGAGGACGTGCCCGGGCTGCGCGTCCCCCGCCTCGGCCCGGCGGCACGGGCCTCCTGGTATGCGCTGCCGCTGCGGTACGAATCGGCTGCACTCGGCGGCCTGCCCCTGGCCCGATTCCTGGCCGCGGTCCACGCAGAGGGAGCCACCGAAGTCGACCACCCCGGCTCCACCCGCCCCCTCGGTGACCACCCCCTCTTCCACGCCCCGAGGGAGCTGATCCCCCACTACCCTGTCGGGCAGGACACCGCCCTCGGGGGCTGCCGCGGCGCCGCGTCCGTCCATGCCAGCACGCTCAAGCTGCCGGTCTGGCACCGCCCCGAGGACTCCGCGCTCGCCGACGCCTACACCGCGGCCCTGGCCAAAGTCGCCCGCCACCACAAGGAACTGCTGTGATCGCACCTGTACCCGTCGACGCTGCCCTGCTCCAGGCACTCACCGCCGGCGCCGACGCCGACGGCATCACCAAGCACGTCGTCGGCGCCGTCCTGGCGGACCCCACCGGCCGGGTCCTGCTCCTGCACCGGCCGGAGGACGAGTACCTCGGAGGGCTGTGGGAACTGCCCTCCGGCGGCGTCGAACCCGGTGAGACCCTCACCGCCGCCCTGGACCGGGAAGTGGCTGAGGAGACGGGTCTGACCATCACCGGCATCAGCAGCTACCTGGGCCATTTCGACTACCTGTCGGGCAGCGGGCGAAGGACCAGGCAGTTCAACTTCGCCGCCACGGTGGCCGGCTCCGAGGTACGGCTCACCGAACACGACTTCCACGAATGGGCCGGCACCACCGGGCAGCACAAGACTTCCGAAGCCGTCCAGACAGTCCTGGCCGCCTGGCACCAGCTCGCGGCCTGACCCGGGGCCCGGGAAGCAGTTGCCTCCACGCCCGGCGCACAGCCTGCTCAGAAGGCGGGTCCCTTGGTGGTCATCGGGTGGCAGGCGGACCAACGAAACCGGCCGGTCGCTGCCGGCCGGCCGGGGGCCGTTCCGGGGGCGTTCGGGTGCGGTGGGGCGGCGAACAAAGGGGCCGTAGCGTGCATTCGGGGCGGGTGCGGAGCGCGACCAGGTGTGCACGGGGAGCTGAACGACCCGGAAGCGAGCGTTTCGGGGTGCTGCGGCGAAGGCGATAAATCATCACCGTGGGTGGAGGCCCCACCCGGCCTCTGTCACCACAGGCCCACGCCGACCTGCTCACCCCACCTGCACGCGAGAAGGCGAGACTCAGATGGACGGTTACTTCCTCACGGAGCGTCATATACGGCTCAGGGAGGAGGTCCGCGCCTACGCGGAGCGCGAGGTCCGCCCCCGTGTGGCGGGAATGGAGGAGTCGCGCAGCGTGCAGTTCGAGCTGTCCCGCGACATCGCCAGGCAGGGCTGGCTCGGCGTCACCGTCGAGGCCGAGTACGGCGGGATGGACCGGGGGCACCTCGCCAAAACGATCGTGATCGAGGAGCTTTCGCGCGTGAGCGCCGCCATGGGCGCGATGGTGCAGGCGTCGCAGCTCGGCGTCGCGAAGATCGTGCACTTCGGCAGCTCCGTGCAGAAGAAGACGTGGCTGCCGCTGATCTCCGCCGGCGTCTGCATGCCGACCATAGCCGTCACGGAACCCACCTCCGGCAGCCACGTGCTGGGGATGTCGGCGACCGCGGAGCGCGTCGGCGACGAGTACGTCGTCAACGGCCGCAAGGTGTTCGTCGGCAACAGCCACGTCGGCGACCTGCACGGCATCGTGGTACGCACCGGGCCCGGCTCCAAGGGCCTGTCGGCGCTGCTCGTGGAGGCCGACCGGCCGGGGTGCATGCTCGGTCCGCACCGGCCCTCCATGGGGCTGCACGGCTTCAGCTTCGGCGAGGTGATCTTCGACAACTGCCGGGTGCCGGTGTCGAACCTGCTGGGGCAGGAGGGCGACGGGCTCTCTGTCGCGTACTCCTCCAGCGTCCTGTACGGCAGGCCCAATCTCACCGCCGTCGCCCTCGGCATCCACCGCGCGCTGGTGGAGGAGACCACCGCCTTCGCCGCGCGGCAGATCCGCTACGGCCGCCCGCTGGCGGAGCTGGCCACGGTCAAGCAGAAGCTGGGCGAGATGCAGTCGCGGCTGATGACCGCCCGGCTTGCGGCGTACCACGCGACGCACCTGCTGGACCGCGGGCTGCCGTGCGACGCCGAGCTGCAGAACGCCAAGCTGGTCAACGTCGAGTCCTCGCTCGACTCGGCCCGTACGGCGATGGAGGTGCACGGCGCCTGCGGGCTCTACCCCGAGATGGCCGTGGAGCGGTATCTGCGCGACGCGTACCACGTGTTACCGCCGGCGGGCACGTCCGACGTGCAGCGGCTGCGGCTGGCGGAGGTGGCGCTCGGCGCGGACCACGAGCCGTGGTCCGCGCGCCTCGCGCCGCACGCGCTGGCGTCCCGCCAGGTGGTGTGAGGCGCGCCCTCGTCTCCGGTGCGGTGCCGGCCGGCGGTGGCGGCACCGCCGACCAGCCGGCCAGCCGGACTGCCGGCCGGCGGCCCGGCGCCCGATGCACCGGGAGGCGGGGCACGGAGCGGCGCGGGAGCGTTGGCCCGGGGCGCGTGGCTCCCGGACCGCCCCCGCGCGGGGCCTTCAGCTCGCCGTCCGGCTGCGCTCCTCCAGGATCTCCATCAGCGAACGGGCCTGGGTCTTGATGAACTCCAGCCCCTGCTGCGCCTGCCGCCCCCACGGGCGCGGCTCGGTGTCCACCACGCACACCGTGCCCAGCGTCACGTCCGTCACCGGGTCGATGAGCGGCGCGCCCATGTAGGTGCGGATGCCGATCTGGTCCACCACCGGGTTGCCCGCGAAGCGGGGGTACGCGCACACGTCGGGCAGCACCAGCGCGGTGCGCCGGCCGACGACGTGCGGGCAGTACCCGTGGTCGCGGTCCATGATCCGGCTGACCCCCGGCTTGCCGGGCTGCTCGGCGAGGCTGGGGTCGGCCCAGTCGGCGGGCGGCGCGTACAGGCCGGTGAAGTACTGGTGGTCGGTGATGAGGTTGACCATCGCGTACGGGGTTCCGCCCAGTTGGGCCAGTGCGGCGGCACCCTCGGCGAGGCGGGCGGCGAAGGCGTCGAACTCCGGGTCCGGGTTGTCGCCCAGGCCGAGTTCGTGCAGCCGCTGCTTGCGCCGCTCCAGCTCCTGGTCCTGCTCCCCGTCGGTCATCAGATGGCGGGCGGTGTGGTAGTCGAAGGTCGTCATGCGGGGCTCCTCGGTGGGGAGGTGGGCACGGGCTGTGCGGACTCGGACGCGGACACCGCCCCGGCCTCGGGCTCCGGTGCCGCCGGGGCCCCGGCCCTGGCCGCCACGGACCGGGCGTGCGCGTGCTCGACCAGCTTGATCAGGAGCTGGCGCGCCGAGTTGGTGGCGCGGGCGTCGCAGCACATCACCGGGGTGTCGCTGCGCAGATGGAGCGCGGCCTTCACCTCTTCCGGGGTGTAGTGGTAGGCGTCGTCGAACTCGTTGACGCCGACCACGAAGGGCAGGCCGCGCCGCTCGAAGTACTCGACGGCCGCGAAGCAGTCCGCGAGCCGCCGGGTGTCGGCGAGGACGACGGCGCCGATGGCGCCGCTCGCGAGGTGGTCCCACATGAACCAGAACCGCTTCTGGCCCGGCGTGCCGAACAGCAGCAGCATCATGCGGTGCGCGCTGAGCGTGATGCGGCCGAAGTCCATCGCGACCGTGGTCGCGTCCTTCTCCGGCACGCCGTCCAGGCTGTCGTGGTCGACGCTCGCGGCGGTCAGGGTCTCCTCGGTCGTCAGCGGCGGGATCTCGCTCACCGCACCGACCAGCGTGGTCTTGCCGACCCCGAACCCGCCGGCTATCACGATCTTCAGCGGGACGAAGGAGTCGTCAGAGGTTGCGTAGTCCGACAAGGACCTTCTCCAGTAGGTAAGGGTCGGTGGGGTCGGGCGGGGCCGCCGGCGCCGTCAGGATGAGCGCGCAGGTGTCGAGCAGGTCGCAGAGGAGGATCTTGGTGACCGCCACCGGCAGCCCGAGCCGGCCGGCCACCTCCGCCACCGAGCGCGGGCCCGCGCGGCACTCCCGCAGCGTCTCGTCGTGCTCCGGCGTCAGCGGCACCCTGGGCAGCGTCCGCGCGGCCATGACCAGGGTCTCCAGGGCCAGCCGGCGGGTCGGCGCGGTCCGCCCGCCGGTCACCGCGTACGGGCGTAACCGCGGAGCGCCGTCCTCCACCCAGGGAGCGTCGTCGTACGACGTCATGTCACCGTACGGGGCCCGGGGCCGCGGCCGCGGCCGTCCGCGCGGGCGAGGTGAGGTGCGTCGGCACGCGCTTGACCAACTGGCCCATCTCGTAGCCGATCACGCCCAGGTCCGCGTCCGGCTCGGCGAGCACCGCCAGCACGGCGCCGGGGCCCGCGGCCATCACGCACAGCACGACGTCCTCGTGCTCGACGAGCACCTGGCGCACCCCGCGGGCGGTGCCGGTGCCGATGCCGGCGCCGAGCGAGAAGAGCCCGGTCGCCACCGCGGCGAGCCGGTCGGCGGCGGCGGTGTCGAGGTCGTGGGCGTGCATCCGCACGCCGTCCGTCGAGGCGACGACGGCGCTGCGGGCGCTGGCGACCTGCTGGACGAAGTTGGCCAGAAGCCAGTCGAGGCTTTCGCTCACGAAGACGGGCCTTCCGTGGATCGGTGCTGCTGAGGCGTGGGGGCGGGGCCGGGATACTCGTCGACGGCGCGCTGGTCGCCGTCCTCGGCGGCGCGGGAGCCGGCGGTGAAGCTGGCCATGAGGCCGGTGTTCAGGGGGGCGGCGGGGCGTGCGGGAGTGGGGGTACCCCCGCCAGTGAGGGCGTAGCCGGCGGGGGAGCCGGGTGCGGCGCCGGGGACACCTGGTTCGCGGCGCAGCTCGGGCACCAGGTGGCTGCCGGAGCGCTCGGGCAGCGGGGGGCGCTGACCGGGGGCGGGGGCGGCGTGGCGGGGGGTGTAGCCGGCCGCCGGGCCCGAGGGGTGCGGGGCGGTGTCGGGGTGGCCGGCGCCGGGCGCCGGGTGGGCGGGGGTGCGCTCGTGGGCGGCGGCGCTCTCGTACGGGGCGGTGCTCTCGTACTCGGTGCCGTCGTGGGCGGGGGTGCCGTCGTACGCACCGGCGGTCTGGTGCGACGCGGCGATCCGGTGCGCGCCCGTCGCCTCGTGCGCACCCGTGGCCTCGGCCGCACCCGTCGTCTCGTACGTACCGGTCATGCGGTGTGCACCCGTGGCCTCGTGCGCACCCGCGGCCCGCGCACCCGCGGCACCCGTGACCTCCGGCGCGCCGGTGCTCCGGTGGGCGCCCGTGAGCTCGTGGGCACCCTGCTGCGGCTGCCGTGCCACCCCGTTGGCGGTCCGGGCGGGCAGCGGCGCCGCGGCGGTGCCCGCGACGGCGGGCGCGGGGCGCTCGGCGGCCTCGGCGGCGCCGGGGCGTTCGCGCTTCTCCTCGGGGTCCATCAGCAGCGCGTTGGGCAGCAGCACGGTGGCGCGGCAGCCGCCGTAGACGTTGCGCTGGAGCTGGACGGGGATCCGGTGCCGGCGCGCGAGGTGGGCGACCACGAGGAGGCCGATGCGGCCGTCCTTGATCTGCTCGTCCACGGCCTGCGGCGTGGCCCGGCTCAGCAGAGTGTTCATCCGGTCCTGCGTCTCGGCCTGGAGCCCGAGCCCGCGGTCGTCGATCTCCACGACGAGGCCGGCCGCGGCCGGCTCGACCCGCAGCTCGACCTTGGTCTCCGGCGGGGAGAACCCGGCCGCGTTCTCGACCAGTTCGGCGATCAGGTGGATGACGTCGGGGGCGACGGCACCCTCCAGCACGCCGGTCATCGGCGGCACCAGCTTGACGCGCCCGTAGTCCTCGACCTCCGAGACCGCCGAGCGCAGCACGGCGTTCACGGGCATCGGCCGGCTGATGCGGCGCGGCACGGCGCCGCCGAGGATCGCCAGGCTCTCCACCTGGCGGCGCAGCCGGGTGACGAGGTGGTCGAGCTGGAAGAGGCCGTGCAGCAGGTCCGGGTCCTCGACCTGCTTCTCCAGCCCGTCCAGCTCGTCCAGGGAGCGGATGACGAGGTTCTGCAGCCGGCGGGCGAGGTTGACGAAGACCTCGATGCGGCCGCGGGAGGAGACGTCGACGACGGCCTTGAGCGCGGCGTGCACGGTGGCGTGCACCAGCCGCTCCAGCGACTCGGGGGTGACCTCGGCGGCGGCGCGGGGAGCGGGGGCGGCCGTGGAGAGCGACAGCGCGTCGGGCTCCGGGCGTTCGCCGCGCTGCGCCTGGTCGACCAGGCGCAGCAGCTCGCCCTGCGCGGCCTCGAGGAGCGCGGTCAGCTCCACGTGGCTTTCCGCGCGGGCGTCCTCCTCGGCGTCGAGGGCGTCGGCGAGCGCGCCGATGCGGAGTATCGCCAGGACCGTGATGCCCACCACGGCCAGCACTCCGGCACCGATGATCATGCGGGTCTCGGCGCTCGTCGACCCGCCTATGAGCGCGGCGTACGTCGTGGCGCCGCCCACCAGCAGCGCGGCGGTCACCGGCAGCAGCGTGACCCGCCAGAGCCGGGCGCGCAGGGCACGGCCCGCGCGGCGCCGCCGGGAGGGGAACCGGCCCTGGCGGGGGCCGTCGTTCCCGGCGGGAGCGGGGTGGTCGGACATGGGCTTCCTCGCTTGATGGGCCGTACGAGGACAGCATCGGGCTGCGCTGTCGTACGGCGTCGTGCGGCGTTTCTTCCGGCCGTCTGCCGGGCAGTGCGCGCGCGGCGCACACACATCGGATGGTCACCGTGCTCTCAACGGCACCGTGAGCCACACCTACATTGCTCACCTACGGGTGTCGTTGCCACCGGTCCCCGGGGTCGTTTGGGGGTCGCTTCCCGGGGGGTTCGCACGCGTGTTCATCTTCGCCCGCCGCGGGTCCGGTCGGGCCGGAACTGCGTTCGGTTTCCGCCGGTCACAGCGCCGGCGAGGGCACCGGAACCGTCGGCCGCGGGCTCGCTCCGGAAGCCCGGGGAAAGGCCGTCGAGTTCGCCGAGGTCGCCGACGAAGCGCAGCACCCCGTCGAGTTCCTCCAGTCCGATCAGCCGGCTGCGCGGCCGGAGCATACCGGCGCTGCCGTAGCGCCCCAGCTCCGCGCACCGGCCCGTCAGCCAGGCCCAGTCGAGATCCAGGTGGTCCGCCAGCCGGCGCAGCCGCTCCGCCGCCGTGGCGCCGTCGATGACGCTGTGCGTCTGCGCGTGCCGTACGGCGTCGGCGTACGCGCGCAGCCGCGCCCAGTGGCTGGTGGTGTCGACCTGCCAGATTCCGTCCGTACGCAGCCAGTTGGCGATGACCGCGCGCTCGCCCGGCAGCAGCGCGAACCCGTCGACCTGCGCGTACTCCGGCTCCGTGCACACCCACGTGGTCAGCCCGTGCTGCTCCAGCAGCGCCAGGGTCAGGAACAGCAGCGTGCGCTCGTAGCGCTCGCTGGTCTTGACCGCGTTGTGCGGCAGGCAGAAGGCGTGCCCGTACGGGCGGTCGGCGTCCGCGAGCGCGTCGCGCAGCGATCGCAGATACGCGTGCTTGTGCCGGAAGAACAGCCAGGCGGCGGCCTCTTCGCCGTACTGCTCACGGGCCCAGAACACCGGCGGCTCGCCGGCGTCCGCGCTCAGCTCGCGCAGGATGTGCTGGTCGCAGACGTGCGAGCCGAGCCACGCGGTGCCGACGTCGGACAGCTCCGGCATCGCCGAGCGGGCCACCGCGGACCGCTCGCGGGTCAGGAAGTCGTCCAGCCCGCTGCGCTCCGCCTCCAGCACGGCGTCGTCGGCGAGGAGGCCGTCGTCGAGGTTGAGGACGGCCCAGAGGATCCCGTACGTCAGGTCGTCGAGCCGGTACGCGCGCGGGATCGGCAGCACGTCCACCGGGTCGGCGGCGACGGGCTGCCGGGCGCGTACCGCGTCGAGCACGAACAGCCCCTCGCCGCGCCGCGCACCGAGCGCGGCGAGCAGGAGCGCCCGGCGCGCGGGGCGGATGAAGTCGCGCAGGTGGGGGTGGTCGTCGGGCCCGATGACGACGCTGTCGGTGCCCGCCTCCGCCTCGTACAACTGCACGGCCACGGACGTGCCGTCGAAGACGCGGTGGCCGTCGAGCTGCCAGACCCCGCCGCCGCCGGGGGCCGGCGCGGTGGGCGAGAGGAAGGACGTGGACCAGGTGACGTCGAGCGCGCGGGCGGTGGCCAGGGAGGCGTCGTCGGGGAGGCGGGGGGTGGTGAACGTGCGCGTGGGCGCCGGGCCGAGGAGCGCGTCGACGTCGATGCCGAGCATGTGCTCCAGGACGGTGCCGGCGTTGCCGCGCGGTATCTGCTCCCCGGCGAGCCACCGCTTGAAGGTGGTGCTGGAGATGGTGAGTCTGGCGAGCCGCGGGTCGCCGTACTCGGCGGCGGCCTTGCGCGCGGCGTGCGTGTAGTGGACCTCGAACGTCGAGAATCTGGCCCAGCCGCGCTTGGCCAGCTCGACGCGGAGCAGCGTCGGCGGCGGGGGCGCGTGCCCGGGCTCCGGCTCCGGCTCCCGTGGGGCGTCCGGGGTGTCCGGGGCGTTCGGGGCCTCGCCCGGGGGGACGCCCGGAGGGGCGCCCCGGGCGTCGTCGTCCGCGGGCTGCGGGGTGTGGCCGTCGGCGGGTGGTCCCGTCGTGGTCATGTATGCGCTACCTCGATCTGCCGGCTCAGACCGGAACTTTGCGCTCCGTAGCCTGCCTTCTGGCATGTGCCATGTGTAAGTTCCGAGGGTGTGCAGAGCGTTCACCGCGACGGTGCGCATTAAATCGGGTGATCTTGCAGGTCGTTCGAGGGTCGTCCGGCGCAGAGCGGCCTGCGGGGGGCGCGCGGCGGGCAATAATGCGCGTCCATGACGCGAGGCAGGCCCACGACTCGGTTGACATTGACGGACCGAGAACTCCACTTCCTCGAACACCTGGTCGCACACAGCGGCACCCCGGCGGCGAGACGGCTCCACTGCCGGATCGTGCTCGCGTGCGCGGCGGGGGAGTCGAACGGGGAAGTGGCGGCCCGGTTCGGGATCACCGCGGCGACGGTGTGCCGGTGGCGCAACCGGTTCGCCCGGGAGCGGCTGGCGGCGGTGCGGGCTGCCGGCGGCGGGCAGGGCGCGGCCGGGCAGGGCGCGGGCGCGGGGCGGGAGCCGGGGGAGTCGGCGGCGACCGGAGCAGGGGGCAGGTCACAGACCGGGGCGAGGGCGAAGCCGGGGTCGAAGGCGACGTCGAAGTCCAGACCCGCGTCCCCGATCGCGTCCACGCCCGCGCCCGGGGCCGGGTCCGGGTCCGGGGCCACGTCCCGGGGCAGGTCCGGGGCCGGGCGCAGACCCGTTCCCGGCGAGTACGTGCGTGTCAACGTCCGGTTGGCCGCGCTCATGCGGGAGTCGGGGCTCACCCCGACCTCCCTCGCCGGCCAGGTACGGGAGCTGGGCCGGCGCCGCGGTCTCGAACTGCGCTGCACGCACACGTACGTCAAGCGCTGGCTGCGCGGCAGCTTCGGCCCCTCCGTCCCGCCCGAGCTGATCGCCGCCGTGTTCTCCCGCAGGCTCGGCCGGGACATCACCCCGGGCGACATCGCCGCCCCTGCCGGCCGCCGCCGGCTCCTCCCGGACGACCTCGGCCTCAGCGGCCCGTCGACGCCCCACGGCGCCGTCCGCACCGCCGCCCGGCTCTGGGACTCCGACCCGCGCTACGCCCTCCCGCCGGTGTCCGCCGCCGCCCTGCGCGACTCCGTCCGCCGGTGGCGCGGCGCCACACCCCCCGCGCCGCCGCAGCGCGCCGTGGGCTCGTACCGCGTCGGACCGCACGACATCGCGAAGATCCACGCGCTGACCGAGCACCTCGCGATGCTCGACAACCGCTACGGCGGCGGCGCCGCCCGGTCGATCGCGATGACCCACCTGCGCACCGACGTGCTGCCGATGCTCGAAGGCAGCTACACGGGCGCGGTCGGCCGCAACCTGTTCCGCGCCGCGTCCCTCGTCACCCACCACACCGCCCACCTGCTGTACGACACCGGCCGGCACGGCGCGGCCAGGCGCTATCTGCGGCTCGCCCTCGACATGGCGTACCACGGCCACGACCGCGCGTTCGCCGCCAAGATCCTCGGCACCCTCGCCCACCAGGCGGTCCACCTCGGCGACTACCGCGAGGCCGTCGACCTCTCCGAGGCCGGCCTCGCCGAGCCCGGGCTGAGCCCCGCCGGCCGGGCCGTGCTGCACGCGATGGCCGCCCGCGCATACGCGCGGCTGCGCGACTCGCGGGCGAGCGCGATCTCCCTCTCGCACGCCGAGAGTTCCCTGTCCGCCGGCAGCCCCGCCCAGGAACCGGTCTGGCTGCGCTACTTCAGCGGCGCGGAGCTGCACGACGAGATCGCGCACTGCCTCGTCGACCTGCGGCAGGCGCGCGCCGCCCGGCCGCACGCGGAGCACGGGATCGCGGCGCGCGGTGACCGGTACGCGCGCAGCATCGCGTTCACGCGCATCGTGCTGGCCACCGCGTGGCTCCAGCAGCGGGAGGTCGAGCACGCCTGCCAGGTCGCGACGGGCGCGCTGCGGGCGACGGAGGACATCCAGTCCGAGCGGGTGCGCGGCTATCTCGCCGGGTTCCGGGACCGGCTGCGGCCGTTCCGGAACGTGCCGGCGGCGCGGGAGTTCTCGTACAAGGCGGCGCGGCGGCTGCGGTGACGGTGCGGCGCGGGGGGCCGGCTCAGCGGCGGACGAACCGGGCGGGCCGGTACGGCGCCAGCTCCGGCGCCTCCCGGCCGGTCAGCAACTCCCGCGCCACCAGCTCCCCCAGCCGCAGGGACAGCGTCATGCCGCTGTGCGTCACGACCGTGTACAGCCCCTCGGCCTCGGCGTGCGGCCCCACGATGGAGTTGTCGTCCGGCGGCAGCGGGCGCGTGCACACCCGGGCGGCGACGAGCCCCGCCGTCCGGGCGACGGCGGGCAGCATGTCGCGGGCGCGGGCGTGGAGTTCGCGGGCGAGCGCGGTGACGCGGTCGGCGGGCGTGTGCCGGTCCACCTCGTCGTTGAGGTCCAGCGCCTCCAGGTAGACGCGCCCGCCGGCGAGCGGCCGGGCGTGCAGGCGCGGGCTGAGCACCATGCGGGTCAGCGGCGGTCCGGCGTCCGCGCCCGGCCGGAGGTGGGCCAGCAGCGTCGGCGCCTCGGACCCCGGCGCGTCGCCGGGCACCAGCGGCACGTACGCGCCGGCCAGCGCGGCGACCGCGGGCGTACGCCACCCGGCGCAGCACACCGCGACGTCCGCCGGCACCGTCTCGCCCCCGGCGCACCGCACGCCGCGCACCCGGCCGCCGGCGGTGTCGACGGCCACGACGCGGGCGTCCTCGCCGGTACGGACGTGGACGCCGCGGGCGCGGGCGGTCGCGAGGAGGTGGGCGACGAGCGGCTGCGGGTCGACGGCGGCCTCGTCGGGGAAGTACGCCACCCGGGCGGCGTCCTCGATGCGCAGCGCGGGCTCCAGCTCCCGGGCGCGCGTCACGGGGATCCACTCCGCCGCGTACCCCCAGTCCTTGAGCCGCGCGACGGTCCGGCGGAGCTGGTCGAGCCCCTCCCCGCCGGAGGCCCACCGCAGGGCACCGCCGGGCCGGTACCAGCCGGGTCCCGCGCCCTCGCCCCGGCCGTACGCCGCCGGGCCGGTCCGCCGCGCGAGGGCGGCGTGGGCGCGCATGCCCGAGACCGCCAGCTCGTGGTAGTGCCGCGGGGACTTGGAGTGGGCGTTGATCCAGGCCATGGAGCTGGCCGTGGTCCCCGCCCCCGGCTCGCCGCCGTCGAGCAGCCACACCTGCGCGGGTCTGCCGCCGCCCGTCTCCCCGTCCCCGAGTTGCGCCGCCAGCGCCGTACCGATCACGCCTGCACCGATCACCACAATGCGCACGATGGATTCGCCCCCGTTTCGCTCGTGCACGTCGTCTTTTCCAGGTTGCCACCGAGAGGCCCGTGGCGCGGGAATGGAAGATGACGTGTCCGG
Proteins encoded:
- a CDS encoding FAD-binding oxidoreductase is translated as MVIGAGVIGTALAAQLGDGETGGGRPAQVWLLDGGEPGAGTTASSMAWINAHSKSPRHYHELAVSGMRAHAALARRTGPAAYGRGEGAGPGWYRPGGALRWASGGEGLDQLRRTVARLKDWGYAAEWIPVTRARELEPALRIEDAARVAYFPDEAAVDPQPLVAHLLATARARGVHVRTGEDARVVAVDTAGGRVRGVRCAGGETVPADVAVCCAGWRTPAVAALAGAYVPLVPGDAPGSEAPTLLAHLRPGADAGPPLTRMVLSPRLHARPLAGGRVYLEALDLNDEVDRHTPADRVTALARELHARARDMLPAVARTAGLVAARVCTRPLPPDDNSIVGPHAEAEGLYTVVTHSGMTLSLRLGELVARELLTGREAPELAPYRPARFVRR